The nucleotide window CATCCAAAAGGACGGAGCTTCAAGAGTTCAAACTTTCACCAAGTGCCTCTAGATGTTGTTTTGTGGAAGTAGGTTGGTCGTGAATGATGTTACTCGAGATCTCCCCGAGAGTGTGCCAGAAAGACGATTACTGCGCCCCTATGCTCTCACCTCCCGCATCTGGTTCGGGAAACCGGGGAACCAAACTTGGCGATCATGTTTCCCCGCCTAGACATGGCTCCTGCCTGCTTGGAAACAACTCTTGGTGCATTACCGTCGAATCCAGGCTCCATCCAAAAAGCGAGATGAAGGACCTGCCACAGCCTGCAACTGCACGACTGTCGGATACGGGGAGCATGGCTACACCGATGTTGTATCCTGTGCCAACTCCATAACAGCCAGTCATCGCTGCGTGGTTGTGGTGTGGCTGACCATTGATTTccaatctcctcctctggCATAAGTCACCATAGTATAAGTATATGGCCTCCTCGCGGCTCGAGCTGGCTGAAGTTGCTCTTTCATCACACTCTTTTGTTTCTCCGGGTTTTGCAGAAACCGAGCGAGAAACGACACTACCATGATCTTTCATCATCTCCTAGGCCTAGCCTTGGCCGCCACCCCTCTCGCCTTAGCCGTCGAGCTGACCGGCTATGAATACATCGTCGTTGGCTCCGGCGCCGGTGGCGGTCCTCTCGCCGCTCGCCTAGCCATGGCTGGCCATAAGACCCTTCTGATTGAAGCGGGTAACGACCAGGGCAACAACGTCAACGTTACAGTCCCGGCCTACAGCACCCGGGCTACCGAGGACGAGAAGTTGTCCTGGGCCTTTTACGTTCGCCATTACCCCGACGATGAGCAACAGGCCCGTGACTGGAAGACCAGCTACCGGCTACCGAACGGCACCATCTACACCGGCCTGTCCCCGCCCGAGGGCGCCGAGATGCTCGGCACATTCTACCCCCGCGCCGGCACCCTCGGTGGTTGCACCGCCCACAATGCCCTCCTTGCCGTCTACCCCTTCCAGTCCGACTTCCAGTACATCGCCGACCTGACCGGTGACGATGGCTGGTTGCCTGACAACATGCGCCAGCACTTCATCGCCTTGGAGGACAAGAACTACCCTCAGGGTGGTTACTACGGCCACGGCCAGGACGGCTGGCTCTCCATCGAGCTTCCCACCTTAACCACCCCGGACTCTGAACTTTCGTCTCTAGTCGTCGGCGGCGCTTACGCCCTTGGCAACGCCACTGATTCACCCATCAGTCTCACCTCCCTCGCAACCAATGATCTCAACGCCGACACCATTGCCCGCGACCATGATCCGAGCTACAACGGAATTCCCATTAGCACTAGGAACGGCACCCGCAACGGCAGTCGTGACTTTGTCGTCGCCGTGCGCGACGCCCTTAACCCCGACGGCAGCAAAAAATACCCGCTCGACGTGCGCTTGAACTGTTTCGTCACCAAAATCACTTTTGATGATACCGATTGGGATGAGACAGGGGAACCAGTAGCCACAGGCGTCGAATTCCTCGACGGCGAATATCTCTACCGCGCTTctcccctttcttcttcctcttcttcttcttccaagcACGCGAAGCATGGAGGTAAGCACTCCAACGGCACGCCCGGCTCTGCCAAGGCCTCGCGCGAAGTAATCATCTCGGGTGGCACCTACAACTCGCCTCAGATCCTCAAACTCTCGGGCATCGGTCCGCAGGATGAGTTAACCAAGTTCGGCATTCCCGTCGTTGTCGACTTGCCGGGAGTAGGGGGCAACTTGCAAGACCACTACGAGATAAGCGTCAACGTCAAGGTGCCCCAGGACTGGACGGTGCTCGAGAATTGCACGTTCCTGCTGTTCGACAATACGACCGATCCGTGCTTGGACCGGTGGGAGAACCCTGTCATGGGAAACCGCGGCACTTATGCCTCCAACGGCGTACCAGTTGTCATGCTGTACAAGTCTAGCGCGGCGGAGGGCGATGACTGGGATTTGTTTACTTTTGGCGGGCCTCTCAACTTTGCTGGTTATTACCCTGGTTACTCGGTGGACTTGGTTGCCGAGCATAACTGGTGGACGTGGGCTATCTTGAAGGCGCACCCGCGCAACAGGGCTGGTACTGTGACGCTTCGCTCTAGCGATCCGTTGGACACTCCCGAGATTAACTTCAACTACTTTGAGTATGGATCGGGCGACTACGAGGCCGATTTAACGGCGATGCGCGAAGGCATTTGTCTTGCGCGCGACGCACTGAGGAGGTCGGGCGTGTGCACGCAGGAGGTTAGGCCCGGGGCGGATATACAGAGTGATGAGGACCTTGATCAGTATATTATAGATGACGCGTGGGGTCATCATGCGAGCTCGACCTGCCCGATTGGGCCCGATGGGGATCCGATGGCCGTGTTGGATAGTAAGTTTAGAGTCAGGGGGGTCAAGGGACTGAGGGTCGTGGATGCGAGCGTGTATCCGAGGATTCCGGGCACGTTTACGCAGATTAGTACGTACATGGTGGCGGAGAAGGCGGCGTGTAATATTTTGGAGGGATTGGAAAATGAAGAAGTGGATGATGGTTACTGGAGAGTTTAGCATGTGTTTCATCAAGATCTGAGAACAGGGTCAGGACAAGCACATGGCAGACAACGGGACTATCCCAAATAAAGTCCAAATAGGATCGTACTGTTCCGTGTCTATTAATTACCCCTCCAGAAGTCGGCACGGTCTAAGCCATCGTGATTCGTTCAAGTTCTCCTGAAGGCCGTTGGAAAGACTCTGGAAGATGAGAACGAAACAGAGAGACCAATGCGGGGGATTGCGACTCGTCATGGACGGAGACTAATTGTGACCGCGCTGAATCAAAGGGCAGTCGCTCGCTTGCTACGCTGATGAAAGCAACAGGGAGCGAAAGCGATCAACTGACTACGGCTTCAAGGGCCATGAAGATGTAGAATCCGTCTGACCACAATCTCTTTCGAAAGACGGATCTTTGTCGACGGATCTCGTAACAATAACGTGTCTGGAGTACTGCTCATCAGAATCCGGGTTAGCCTCATTCCTCGTTCAGTCTTCTTCGTTTTCCCCTAGAACCTAGACTTACATGCGCCCCATCAAAGGGCACCGCCGTCTCCGTCTCAAGTAGCACAGCATTGCTACCTCTAGACTTCGACGGTCCTCTCCTCGAGAACATGGAGTTTGTGCGTTCCCTAAGCAACCCCGGAGGTCCAATCGGGCCAAACTCAATACCGTTTGCGGACGCGGACGTAGCGCTGGCGAATCCGAGCTTGCGGCCAATTTTGATGATTAGCGGGCGCAGCGTAGCGAGACTACCTGCCGTGATGGCCAGACCTTGTTCCACGCTGGACCAGATAGCTACGTTGGCCGTTAGGAAAAGAAAGTTGGAGTTTTGGTAGTCGGTTAGTTCGTCGAGGTATGTCATGCGGGCTATAACTGCGCAACTTGCGCTATAGTGCCCTAGAAGTTAGTCGCTGCTGACTTGGGTCAGAGGGTAGGATGAATGAAATACGTACAGACATCCCATGCCCATCAGTATCATCAGAGCAATCCTCGTCTTGAGCTTCATCTGGAGATGGTAAATGATCCAAGCTGGGAGCAGCGCGTAGACGAGatcggtgatgatgttgaagaCGCTGCACGTGTATCCCACGGCGAGAATGACCCAGGACCTCACGCATTTTCCACCAGGTGGTGATTGATCCCAGAAGTAATAGATCGGTTTGCACTGGAAGATTGTGAAAACGATAAAGGCTATGCTGTTAGAGACTGTAATTATTACGGCGCCATGAATGATGCGTCTGTGTATTTTGTTGATGGTCGTAAGGCGTAGCAGAAACCAACTGACGGATAGCTTGGCGAACAGGATGGTGACGGTGTAGGCATGGTAGCACGCCCACCAGAACTGAGAACGCCATCAGGTTAGCTAGGTAGGAACTCGGTCGGCCTTGGCCCTTGGGTGAAATGAGAGTCAGGGGGGATGTGCGGCACATACCTTTTTGGCTTCTACAGTTGAGTCATTGTCACGATGACCAGTTCCGTGGTGAATGCCGGTGATAGCAAAGGCAACGTATACCGTGAAGCAGaccatggacatggacattaGGATATCGTCAACCCCAAAGCAGTCCCTCCTGACCCAGAGACGCGTGTAGCCACGAAGGGCGACGGCGGTGAACGCGAGAGCCCACGAGCCGAAGTTGACACCCAAAAGGTCTCTGGCGCTGTATCCCTTGTCTTGTAGGTCCATTGTGAGTGGGCGAGATGGCGGAGGTAAAGTTCAACCTGGTTCAGGAAGAGAACCGGGTGAGGATCGGGGGGAAGAGAGGGGTGTTGTTGACATTGCGGGAAGCTGTATCGTCCCAACTAccatgtggtggtggaagcaCTGACAATGTTGCTTGCTTCGCAAGGGCGAAGAAAATCGGCATCTCGTCCGGTCTTTGGGTACAAACATGGTATCAAACTTTCAAAGTCAAGATAATCTGCCCAAACGGATTGTAAGCGCAACTTGGACGTAATCACTGATTAGGACGATCGACATACATTGTCAAGTTGAGCCATCGTGTTTCCGTTGGGATAAGATGGAAGGCTGAGAGCCCATGAAGCGTGGACTCTGTATCAGCAGCCGGGGGGTCTGCGCCAGCGGCTTGTGATGGCCGTACACATCCCACGTTTTGGCATCTTTCCGACGGGTGACCATAATCTGATATTCCTATCGAAGGTCATTGGTTTCGGCGGTTGTGTCTTGAAAAACGGAACTGACTGTGGACGGGGAGCGTTTGATGTTAGGTGCCTGGGAGGAGTTGCTGGCCGGCGAGTAAAACGAATCAGTTATACCGCTAACAGCTCGGGCGGCTGTCGCCCTGCAGCGCAGTTAGCAGTCCATCAACCGTAAAGCCTATGGTTGGTGACTTTGTGTCTGCGAGTCACTCCCTATGATGTTTGGCATTGTGATAGAAGAACGATAAGGAGTAGTTCATGAATATAGCTAGCAGTTAGAAGTGTCTCCAATTTCTCTTTACAAGACACTGGTAGAGCATCAACTGTTTGTATGTGATGATGATTAGAAACAAAGAGGTACCTCTTGATAGGCTCTTTCTGCTAATGCTGTGTATATCCCCGCCCACGCATCAAGCCAGTGATGAGGTCATGATGGTCTGTGCATCCTACCGCTTTTGGCATTCAGCTGTACATAGTAGTAGACTAACCAGGCAAGTATCGACGACAACTGAACCACGGGACGCGTTACGATAAATGATCCAGCTTGccgtcttttccttttttttcatgTCCTTCCCAGGCTATGATAGCATTCAACTGCGACCGACAATCTTCCATTCCCAAACTCCAGATTTTGTTTCTCGATTGCGCGCGCACATACAACCCACCAGAACTGCAGCATTCGCGTCAGCTTGACACTAACAATAAGTACCCCACTCAAAGTGACAGTCGATAAACACCAACATCATTCATCACCAGATTCGCGACCCATATCACTCAGCCATGGCGTCCGAAATCCCCCCGACGATGCGCGCCTGGCAGTATTCACAGACCACGGGTGGCCTGGAACAAAACTTGGTGCTCAAGGACGATGTTCCCGTGCCCACCCTCTCGCCGCGTGTGGGAGACAAGGAGCTGCTCATTGAGGTTCTCAGCGCGAGCATCAACCCTTCGGACTACAAGATCGCCGAACTGCCCCTGAATCTGGGCCGTGCTGTCGTTCGCACGCCTGCCACTCCCGCCTGGGACTTTTGCGGCCGCGTCGTCAAGACCACCAACATCGTCGACAACTTTCGTGTCGGCGAGATTGTCTTTGGCCGACAAGCCCCTACTCAGCACGGCGCTTGCGGCCAGTACATTGTGGCAAGCGCAAATGCTTGTGCCTCCCTGCCCtcgggtgttgatgttgacgagGCTGCCTCTCTGCCCTGTGCTGGATTGACCGCCTATCAGACCATTGCCCCCAACGTCAAGCCTGGCGACAAGGTCTTCCTCAATGGCGGTTCCGGTGGTGTCGGCTCCTTTGGCATCCAAATCGCAAAGGCCCTCGGCTGCCATGTCACCGTCTCGTGCTCTGCCGCCAAGGCCGAGCAATGCAAGGCTCTGGGTGCCGACGACATCATTGACTATACAGCTGTCGATGTCTGCCAGGCCTTAAAAGAGCGCGGTCAGGTCTTCAAGCTCTCTGTCGACAATGTCGGTCTTCCGGCGGAACTGTACAAGGCCGGCGATGACTATCTCCTGCCCGATGGAAAGTTCGTGCAGGTCGGTGGGCCTGTGTCCTTGGCTGCCCTATCTTCAACCATGTCCAGGCTATTAAGACCCTCGTTTCTCGGTGGCGGAAAACGCAAGTTTCAGTTGTACACTCTGATGGGCGATCAACACCAAGACTTGGCTATACTCGGCCAGATGGTCGCAGAGGGCAAAATCAAGCCTGTAGTCGAGCATGCCTATGATTTTGAGGATGTCCCGACAGCCTTCAGGGACCTCAGGAAGGGCAAGACTCATGGCAAGCTGGTCATTCACGTTTCGGAAAAGGGTGCATAAGGAACAGGTGGTCCCTTTGCTGCCGGAATCGGTCTTTTCTGCAGCATCCCCGCTTTCTCTGCGGACAAGTTACTTGTGCAGGGCACAATGGTTCAGGCAGTAACCATAGCTGTCATATAAAGCTCCTTACTACTGTCATGTCATCAgacccttttccttctcgtcgCAACCTCCATCAAGTACGAAACTGGACAAGCCTACTGATACATACTCGCCATCTACTCTGCTCCAATAAGTAAAGGAGCCCCCAGACGGAATAGCACAGAAGAACAACGTCCGTGTAATTGTCAAAACCCACACAGGCGGACTATTTGGCATTGCCATTTTGTTTCTTTGGCAGCTGTTAATCATCAAGCCACATTTCCACATCGATTTCCGCGAATCAGATATTCCACAGCCCATTTCGTCCACATCGAGAGAAGGGACAGAAACCCCCCTTCCCGGAGATGGTGAGCTTCAGGCAACGCGTTTCCGCATCTTGGGCAATAATTCAAACAAAGATGCGGAGGAGCAGCAAAGGCGGAATTAAGTCCACGACGCTGAAAGACCCAACGGACCAGCTGTCAACATCCTTTTACACGAAGAATAACATGGTTGTCACTTCCACGACCGTCGAGCCTCTCAAGAGTCACAGAAACTCCGAATGCGTCGTCTGCATGGACGAATTTCCTGCGGATCAGCTTATCTACTTTtgtcctccctctccttccgaCGACTCATCGAACTCGAACCCCTCCAACCACGGTTATTGCGGCGGTTGCCTCGTCGAGGGTATCCGCAGTGCAATGAAAGGTCGTTATCCCTTCCGCTGCTGCGGCAAGATCTTCGACACAAAAGACTACCAAGGTGCCTCCTTGTCCGCAGACGAAAAGCAGGCGTACGAAGACATGGTTGAGGAGCTCACCACGTCCGACCCGCTATACTGCTCCAACCGTCAATGTGGTAGTTTCATCAAACCCGCCCTGATCAAGAGTGATCTCGGCCTTTGTCCCAAGTGCTTCGCCAGCACCTGCAAGCATTGCCGTCAGGCTTCCCACCCAAGATTGGTTTGTAAACAAGACCAAGATACGCTCAAGGTGCTCACTCTGGGCAAGAAGCGTGGCTGGAAACTCTGCCCGGTGTGTGGATACATGGTCGAGCTGGTCAAGGGTTGCCACATAATTAAGTGTAAATGTGACGCGTCATTTTGCTACAGGTGTGGCGCCTCCAACGTGTCAGAGTAGGTCAACCCATTCATCCCGTCACTCCCTTCCCACCCCTCGTCTCTGATGAGCCACGTCGCTGACCAAAGGATGGCAGTGTCGATGACCGGCGCCACATGTGGCACCCAAGCTGTTGGAGGCCAGAAGATTACGCCATCCATGTCACACCCCCGAGACTGGAGCAGCCGCAGCGTCCTCGCCGTGGATTCATCGACATGTTGGGTAGACTTCACGTTCAGTGGCGGTCTCTGGACCGAGAGTGGAGGCTGGAGTTGGAGCGGGACAAGTTACGCCGGCGGGAGTGGCCAAGAGagctggagatggaggaggagctggagacgCTCGAGAATACGGCTTTACGCGCTCCGAATCCCCTTCAGTTCGCGGCTaaaaacaacagcaacaatatTAACCACTACCAACAAGCTAGGGCTAGGCCTCAGCAAAACGCCCAGCCTCACCAGCAACCTCGCCAAGAGCATCACAATCCCCTCATCAATCGCGAGCATGAGCGTGGCCTTCCATGGCAGCCTTTGATGGTTGCGCCCCACAGGCCGGTTTTCTATCAGCCCCAGGCGAATCCGTGGCCGAATCAGCTGCCCGAACCCCAAGGCCAAAGGCAGAGGCGGAGTTGAGAGGACAGCATTTtacccatcctcctccgcgTGTTCATTCACGTGCCCAGTTAGTAGCATGCAGCACGCGAGTGTGGAAATATCAGTGCATCGAGACACTAGATACTACAGTATGCATGTCATTACACATGTACCAGCATCAGTCCCGGATTACCGGACTCCCGGTGGCGAGGGTGGTACGCAGCGTTGGGGTGTCAGTATTGGGGCTGCTTTGACGGAATGGAAACACAGAAAAAATTGGGATGACAGATTACTGCCGAGATCGGGCAAGGTATCTAGTTGAGTATttggttttctttcttttctttttttttttttttttttttctttttttcctataAAAATGCTGCTTGGATGATTGAGCGGTAGTCTTGACAGGCTGCTGCCTCGTTTCCCTACAGGATCGAAAACATCATCAAGGTCGCCTGTAGTTATCTTTGCATCAAGGGACCGAACAGCGCGAATTTGGAGCTGCCTCGTTTCGGTATTAAGCTGTTGCTTCAGATTCCATTGACGAATTTCCTTTCTCTGGGGGATCAACACGTTGTTGGATATTTTCCACGGTATGGTAGTATAGGGACCCAGATTGTCTGGAAAACTTGGTCTTGAAGGAAATTTCAGTTCATCATGTATCGGGTAGCCATGTTATTCTAACCTGGATACATTTTTCAATCCCTCTTCCGCAACCCGTGATGGTAATCATGAAGCAACACGGCACGGTCTTCTACATGTAGTCTATACATACTTATACTCCAGTCCAGTTAGGTATCCATCCAGCCGTATCAGGAAGTTTAATCAGCCTTGTTACTCCCTGCAAGGGCTAGAACCAAAGTCAACTCTGACTTACGAGGCTGGCACCCGCACACGCATCCATGGGGAAAGCAGATGTTTAGCTGCTCATGGATCAAGGCTGAACTTCCACTCCCGCCCCCTTTTCAGACTAAAACTCCATACAGAGGATATAGAATTCAGACATCATTCTACCGACGAGCAAGTGCACGTAGCGAGGTGCGAGCTACTCACTACCTAGCTAGTGGAGATGCCGGGAATAACGGCTTGTAGCCATATACATGTTCTTGTAATCTGAAGATGGCTGGGAAGGGAGGAGTCTACCTCTATTGATGCTAAATGGCTTCAAGCTCGGGCAAGTCTCGGTCAAAGGCCAGGATACACACTCAGCGAGTGTTGCCCAGGGGCACTTATCGAACGATGGTGTGTGAATGTTtgtagtgtactgtgtaCATGGTCCTCGAGCGGGCGGGTTGGGGAGCTGAAGAATGGATGCCGACCGGAGGCTGGTCCGTCATGTTTCCTCCCGGTTTTGGTATGTACCGCGCTAGTCGTCCGGTTGCCGGATCGGCTATTTCGGCATGGGAAAACCTACCGTCGTTGAGTAATTAGCGTAGGTACGTACTAGGTGAAAAAGGAAGATCGGGTTTGACACTGGTTTCTTGCCAGGCTTAACCTCACAGAACTTTTTGCtgtcgaagaggaagattacctaccttactattTGAGAACGACGCCAACTGGAAGTTTTGTCACTTTCCGTTAGAACTCGCGAGACCAATGTTTACGATGTCTTCCTTCCCACGAGGTTTGGTGAGAGTTGCGAAAAGGCAAGAAGACATCTCACCGGCAGAGGTACCTTCTCTGCTTGCCCGACAGCCGGAAGTactttccactttccacCTCCCAGTCTCCATACCCTCGTTGAGGACATTGCCCTGATTGGTCCCGAATAGCCTCAACTTCTTAAAGCTACTGTCATGAAAATCCACTTCTGACCTCTGAGTTTGCGTAAACCTTGACGACTAACTCGAGAAACTGCCCACAAATACCTTAGAGGTGAGTGCCAACCTATCAGAGTGTT belongs to Neurospora crassa OR74A linkage group IV, whole genome shotgun sequence and includes:
- a CDS encoding choline dehydrogenase; amino-acid sequence: MIFHHLLGLALAATPLALAVELTGYEYIVVGSGAGGGPLAARLAMAGHKTLLIEAGNDQGNNVNVTVPAYSTRATEDEKLSWAFYVRHYPDDEQQARDWKTSYRLPNGTIYTGLSPPEGAEMLGTFYPRAGTLGGCTAHNALLAVYPFQSDFQYIADLTGDDGWLPDNMRQHFIALEDKNYPQGGYYGHGQDGWLSIELPTLTTPDSELSSLVVGGAYALGNATDSPISLTSLATNDLNADTIARDHDPSYNGIPISTRNGTRNGSRDFVVAVRDALNPDGSKKYPLDVRLNCFVTKITFDDTDWDETGEPVATGVEFLDGEYLYRASPLSSSSSSSSKHAKHGGKHSNGTPGSAKASREVIISGGTYNSPQILKLSGIGPQDELTKFGIPVVVDLPGVGGNLQDHYEISVNVKVPQDWTVLENCTFLLFDNTTDPCLDRWENPVMGNRGTYASNGVPVVMLYKSSAAEGDDWDLFTFGGPLNFAGYYPGYSVDLVAEHNWWTWAILKAHPRNRAGTVTLRSSDPLDTPEINFNYFEYGSGDYEADLTAMREGICLARDALRRSGVCTQEVRPGADIQSDEDLDQYIIDDAWGHHASSTCPIGPDGDPMAVLDSKFRVRGVKGLRVVDASVYPRIPGTFTQISTYMVAEKAACNILEGLENEEVDDGYWRV
- a CDS encoding reticulon-4-interacting protein 1, translated to MASEIPPTMRAWQYSQTTGGLEQNLVLKDDVPVPTLSPRVGDKELLIEVLSASINPSDYKIAELPLNLGRAVVRTPATPAWDFCGRVVKTTNIVDNFRVGEIVFGRQAPTQHGACGQYIVASANACASLPSGVDVDEAASLPCAGLTAYQTIAPNVKPGDKVFLNGGSGGVGSFGIQIAKALGCHVTVSCSAAKAEQCKALGADDIIDYTAVDVCQALKERGQVFKLSVDNVGLPAELYKAGDDYLLPDGKFVQVGGPVSLAALSSTMSRLLRPSFLGGGKRKFQLYTLMGDQHQDLAILGQMVAEGKIKPVVEHAYDFEDVPTAFRDLRKGKTHGKLVIHVSEKGA